Within Methyloversatilis discipulorum, the genomic segment GCCGACAAAGGACAACCCTGTTTTCGTAGCTCTGCCAGTGCAAGCCGGGCGACCAGGGTACGCAAATCGGCGTCATCCAGATTGCTGATATCGGTACCTGTTACCTCGAACATATGCAGGCTGTCCCGGTTTCCCTAGTCTATGCATCGCTAGCGCGAACGAATCGATCAATCCGCAAAATAGAAAAGCCGGCGTTCGCCGGCTTTTCTCTTTACTCAAACATCAATCCCAACTCAACGCCCCACCCGTTTGATACTCGATCACCCGGGTTTCGAAGAAGTTGCGTTCCTTCTTCAGGTCGATCATTTCGCTCATCCACGGGAAGGGGTTTTCCGCGCCCGGGTAGAGCACGTCCAGACCGATCTGCTGCGCGCGGCGGTTGGCGATGAAGCGCAGGTATTCCTTGAACATGTTCGAGTTGAGGCCAAGCACGCCGCGCGGCATGGTGTCTTCGGCGTAGCGGTACTCCAGCTCGACGGCCTTGCGGAACAGGGCCTTGAGCTCTTCGCGGAATTCCGGGGTCCACAGGTGCGGGTTTTCGAGCTTGATCTGGTTGATCAGGTCGATGCCGAAATTACAGTGCATGGACTCGTCGCGCAGGATGTACTGGTACTGCTCGGCGGCGCCGGTCATCTTGTTCTGGCGGCCCAGCGCCAGGATCTGCACGAAGCCCACGTAGAAGAACAGGCCTTCCATCAGGCAGGCGAACACGATGAGGCTCTTCAGCAGTTGCTGGTCGGCTTCGGGCGTGCCGGTCTTGAAGGCCGGGTCGGTCAGCACGTCGATGAAGGGGATGAGGAACTCGTCCTTGTCACGGATGGACTGCACTTCGTGATAGGCGTTGAACACCTCGCCTTCGTCCAGGCCGAGCGACTCGACGATGTACTGGTAGGCGTGGGTGTGGATGGCCTCCTCAAAGGCCTGGCGCAGCAAATACTGGCGGCACTCGGGCGCGGTGATGTGGCGGTAGGTGCCGAGCACGATGTTGTTGGCGGCCAGCGAATCGGCGGTGACGAAGAAACCGAGGTTGCGCTTGACCAGACGGCGCTCGTCTTCGGTCAGGCCGTTCGGCGACTTCCACAGTTCGATGTCGCGCTGCATGTTCACTTCCTGCGGCATCCAGTGGTTGGCGCAGCCGGCGAGGTACTTTTCCCAGGCCCACTTGTACTTGAAAGGCACGAGCTGGTTCACGTCGGTGCCGCCGTTGATGACGCGCTTGTCTTCGGCGCGGATGCGGCGCATGCGCGCGTCGCCCTGGGCGGCCGGCGTGGCCGGCGGCGACATCGGCAGTTCGCGCGAGTCGGGTTCGAACGGACGCGATGCGGGCGTGCGCAGCGCCAGACCGGGTTGCGGTGCGGTCATCGGCAGGTCGTCTTCGAAACTCAGCATTGTTGTTTTCTCCTTCAGTCGGCGCGCGCTGCGCGCCGGGTATTGCTTTATGTCAGGTGGAGCGATGCGCGGAGCTGGCTCCGCTAGCCCCTGGCCCCTAGCCCCTCATCCCCCCGCTCGCGCCTGCGAAGCAGGCACGGGCGGGACGTGCTTATTGGCAAGCTTCGCAGGTGGGATCGTCGATGGCGCAGAACTTGGGCGCCGGCTCTTCCGACTGGCTCGGCACCGCGTTCAGTTCGCCGCCGCGGCCGGTGGATTTCTCGGCGTGGGTGGCGCCCATGGCGCGCAGGTAGTAGGTGGTCTTCAGGCCGCGCAGCCAGGCGAGCTTGTAGGTTTCGTCCAGCTTCTTGCCGGAGGCGCCGGCCATGTAGATGTTCAGGCTCTGCGCCTGATCGATCCACTTCTGGCGGCGCGACGCGGCTTCGACCAGCCACTTCGGCTCGACTTCGAAAGCGGTGGCGTAGAGCGCGCGGATGTCGGCCGGGATGCGGTCGATGCGCGACAGCGAGCCGTCGAAATACTTCAGGTCGGCAACCATCACTTCGTCCCACAGACCCAGCTTCTTCAGGTCACGCACCAGGTGCTCGTTCACCACGGTGAATTCGCCCGACAGGTTCGATTTGACGAACAGGTTCTGGTAGGTCGGCTCGATGCTGGCATCGACGCCGATGATGTTCGAAATGGTGGCGGTCGGCGCGATCGCCAGGCAGTTCGAGTTGCGCATGCCGTAGTTGGCGATGCGGTTGCGCAGCGCGTCCCAGTCCATCGTGACCGAGCGGTCGACTTCGAGGTAGCCGCCACGCTGCTCGGCCAGGATGTCCAGCGAGTCGTGCGGCAGGATGCCGCGGTCCCACAAGCTGCCCTTGTAGCTGGAGTAGCGGCCGCGCTCTTCGGCCAGTTCGGTCGAGGCCCAGTAGGCGTAGTAGGCCACCGCTTCCATCGAGCGGTCGGCGAACTCGACCGCCGCGTCGGAGGCGTACGGCGTGCGCAGTTCGTGCAGCGCTTCCTGGAAGCCCATCAGGCCCATGCCGACCGGGCGGTGCTTCAGGTTGGCGTTGCGCGCCTTGCCGACCGAGTAGTAGTTGATGTCGATGACGTTGTCGAGCATGCGCATCGCGGTGCGGATGGTCTTGCGCAGCTTGTCGTGGTCGAGCGCCTTGCCGCCCTTGCCGTCGTCCTTCAGGTGGGCGACCAGGTTCACCGAGCCGAGGTTGCACACGGCGATTTCGGTGTCCGAGGTGTTCAGCGTGATTTCGGTGCAGAGGTTCGAGCTATGCACGACGCCGACATGCTGCTGCGGCGAACGCAGGTTGCACGGGTCCTTGAAGGTGATCCACGGGTGGCCGGTTTCGAACAGCATCGACAGCATCTTGCGCCACAGGGCCACGGCCTGCGTCTTCTTGAACAGGCGGATTTCGCCGCGCGCGGCCTTCTCTTCGTAGCGGGTGTAGGCCTGCTCGAAGGCGCTGCCGTACAGGTCGTGCAGGTCCGGGCAGTCGGCCGGCGAGAACAGCGTCCATTCGCCGTTTTCCATCACGCGGCGCATGAACAGGTCGGGAATCCAGTTCGCCGTGTTCATGTCGTGCGTGCGGCGGCGGTCGTCGCCGGTGTTCTTGCGCAGGTCGAGGAATTCCTCGATGTCGAGGTGCCAGCTTTCCAGATAGGCGCACACCGCGCCCTTGCGCTTGCCGCCCTGGTTCACCGCGACCGCGGTGTCATTGACCACCTTCAGGAAGGGGACCACACCCTGCGACTTGCCGTTGGTGCCCTTGATGTGCGAACCCAGCGCGCGCACCGGCGTCCAGTCGTTGCCCAGACCGCCGGCGAACTTGGCCAGCAGCGCGTTTTCCTTGATCGCCTCGAAAATGCCGTCGAGATCGTCAGCCACCGTGGTGAGGTAGCAGGACGACAGCTGCGGACGTAGCGTGCCGCTGTTGAACAGCGTCGGCGTCGAGCTCATGAAGTCGAAGCTGGACAGCAGCTTGTAGAACTCGATCGCGCGCTCTTCGCGGTTGATTTCGTTCAGCGCCAGACCCATGGCGACGCGCATGAAGAAGATCTGCGGCAGTTCGATGCGGCGGTCGCGGATGTGCAGGAAGTAGCGGTCGTACAGCGTCTGCAGGCCGAGGTAGTTGAAGCGCAGGTCATTGCGGTGGTCCAGCGCGGCGCCGAGCTTGGCGAGGTCGAACTGGGCCAGCTTGGAATCGAGCAGTTCGGCTTCGATACCCAGCTTGATGTAGCGCGGGAAGTATTCGGCGTAGGCAGTGGCCATCTCTGCCTGCGAAGTTTCCTCACCCAGCACTTCGGCGCGCACCGTGTGCAGCAGCAGGCGGGCGGTGACGTAGCCGTAGGCCGGGTCCTGCTCGAGCAGCGAGCGGGCGGCCATGATGGCGGACTTGCGCACTTCCTCGACCGGCACGCCGTCGTACAGGTTCGACAGCGTGGCGTTCAGGATGGCGTCGACCGACACCACGTCGCCCAGCGCCTCGCACGAGGCTTCGATCAGGCCGCGCAGCGCGGCGTGGTCCAGCGGCATGCGACGGTTGCCGTCGACCACGTGCAGCACCGGCTGGTCGGCCGCGGCTTCGACCGCGTGCTGCTTCTGCGCGCGCTCGGCGGCGCGCTTCTCGCGGTAAAGCACGTAGGCGCGGGCCACGTCGTGCTCGGCCGAACGCATCAGCGCCAGTTCGACCTGGTCCTGGATGTCTTCGATGTGGAAGGTGCCGCCGTGCGGCTGGCGACGCACCAGCGCCTGCACCACCTGGCTGGTGATGCCGGCCACCTGTTCGCGCACGCGCGCCGACGCGGCACCCTGCCCGCCATTCACCGCCAGGAAAGCCTTGGTCACCGCGATCGAAATCTTGGCCGGCTCGAAATTCACCACCGCACCGTTGCGGCGGATCACCTTGTAATCGGCGTGCAGCGCCGCCGTGTTCGGCAGCTCGTCGATGCTGATCTGGTCGGGGCTGGGGGACTGCGGACGGGTGCTGGCGTGTTCGGCGGTCAATTGCATGCGGACGTCTCCCTGTAAGGCCGTCGCGAGCGCGACGGAGAAGCGGTTTTTGATGGGATTTCGCTAACTGACCACTATAGGTAGTGGTTGAAGCTCGATGAGCTACTAATTCTAGTGAGCCAATCCGGCACCCGCAAGCGCGATTTTTCTGCTAAGCGGCATCGCGGCGGCCTGAAAATCACCCTTCGATGTGCAGGGGAATCGCACCGGACAAGGGCTGGCGAGGCGTAACCCGGCGCAAACGCCGGTATGGCGGGAATCAGTCCGACCGGATGACGCCGGGCAAGCGTTTCCAGTCGAAGCAGGCACCGGGATCAATCTTTCTTCCCGGCGCGATATCCGAATGACCTACCACGTCGACCACCGGATGCCGTTTGCGCAGCGCATCAATCAACGCTGCGGCGCACCGGTATTGGGCGTCCTCGAAGGGCAGCACGTTGCAACCTTCAAGCTCGATGCCGACCGAGAAGTCGTTGCAGCCCTCCCGCCCGCCCCAGCTCGAACGGCCGGCATGCCAGGCGCGGCGCGTACTCGACACGAACTGCAGCAGTTCGCCGTTGCGCCGCACCACGAAATGCGCCGACACGCGCAACGGCGCGACGTCGACGAAGTACGGGTGGGCCGCCGGGTCGAGCCGGTTCAGGAAGAGGTCTTCTATATAGGGGCCGCCGAATTCGCCCGGCGGCAGGCTGATGCAGTGCATCACCACCAGCGACACCGGTTCGCCCTCAGGGCGCGGGTCGGAATTGGGCGATTCGATGCGGCGGGCGGCGGTACACCAGCCATCGGCGTCGATAAGGAAATCGGTGGTCATCGGGCGTGGCCGGGCAGCGGCAGATCGCGAGCAAGCTCGCTCCCACGTCGGGGCAGGCTGCTTGCGGGAGCGCGCTTGCTCACGACAAGGCGCCCAACATCCTGACGACGGTGGCCGCTGCACTCAGTCATTGATGCCCAGCCGCTGCAGCCGGTAGCGCAGCGAGCGGAAGGTGACGCCGAGCAGGCGGGCCGCCGCGGTACGGTTGTAGCGGGTCTTGCGCAGCGCGTCCTCGATGGCGGCGCGCTCCATGCGGTCGAGATAGTCCTGCAGCGGCAGTTCGCCGGCCGGCATATCAGGCACTTCGTCGTCGACCGGCATCAGGCCGAGGTCGGCGGCGTCGATGCGCTCACCGGAGCTGAGCGCGTAGGCGCGTTCGAGCACATTCTCCAGTTCGCGCACATTGCCGGGGAAGGGATAGGCGCACAGCGCATCGACCGCCGCACGCGTCAGTTCGGGCTTCTTGCCGTCGGCGGCGGCGATGCGTTCGAGCAGGGTCTGCGCCAGTTGCGGGATGGATTCGCGGCACTCACGCAGGCTGGGCATGCGCAGTTCGAGCACGTTGAGCCGGTAGAAGAGATCCTGGCGGAAACGGCCCTCGTCCACCATCTGCCGCAGATTGCGGTGGGTGGCGCTGATCAGGCGCACGTCGGTCGCCTCTTCGGCGCGCGCACCGACGCGGCGTACGGACTTCTCCTGTATCGCGCGCAGCAGCTTCACCTGCATCGCCAGCGGCAGGTCGCCCACTTCGTCGAGGAACAGCGTGCCACCGCGGGCCGCCTGGAAATAGCCTTCGCGGTCGGCGTCGGCGCCGGTGAAGGCGCCCTTGGCGTAACCGAAGAACTCGGACTCGACCAGGTTCTCGGGTATGGCGCCGCAATTGACCGCGACGAAAGGCCCTTCGCGCCGCGCACCCAGCTCGTGTATCAGCCGCGCCGCGCGTTCCTTGCCGCTGCCCGATTCGCCGTGGATATGCACCGGTGCGCCACTGCGCGCGAGCTTGGCGATGGTTTCGCGCACCTGGGTCATGGCCGGCGCGTCGCCCACCAGCGCGTCGGTGCCGGCCGGTCGCACCTCGCTGCCGCGCGTCGGCAGGTCGAGCGCCGAACGCACCAGCGCGCGCAGCTGTTCGATTGACACCGGCTTGGCGAGATAGTCGAAGGCGCCCGCCTTCAGCGCGGCGACCGCGTTGTCCATGCTGCCGAAGGCGGTGATGACGGCCACCGGCAGATCGCGGTGGTGTTCGGCGATGTGACGCACCAAATCCATGCCTTCGCCATCGGGCAGGCGCATGTCGGTCAGGCACAGCGCGAAGCGTTCCTTGCCGAGCAGTTCACGCGCCTCGCCGACCGATCCGGCGAGCGAGGCGTGCAGGCCCATGCGCGCGAGCGACATGTCGAGCAGTTCGCGCAGGTCGTCTTCGTCGTCGACGACCAGCACCTTCAGCTCCCGCTCAGTCCGCCGCCGTTCCATGATTCGTCCAAGCTCCTGTTCAGGCCGCGCAGGCGAAAGTGCGCACCCGGCGAATTATCCACGAAGTCGAGCGTGGCCCCGTTGGCGTCGCTGAGTTCGCGCGCGATGTAGAGGCCGAGCCCGGTGCCGCGGCTGTGCGTGGTGAAGAAAGGTTCGAACAGGTGGGCGCGCGCGCTGTCGGTGACGCCGGGGCCGTTGTCGACGATGTCGAGCTGGGTGGCGTCCTCGGTCGCGCTGACCGTCAGGCGCACCGCGCCGTCGTCCGGGCCGGCGAAGCGCAGCGCATTGCCGAGCAGGTTCCACAGCACCTGGTGCAGATGGCCGCGATCGAACCAGATGCTCGCCGGCGCGCCGGTTTCGATGTGCACGCGCGCACGCACGCCCGGCTCGCGCATCGCGAATTCATCGACGAAGGTGCGCACGTAAGCACTCAGTTCGAGCAGTTCCGGCTCGGCGCGGTCGCGGCGGCCCAGTTCCAGCACGTCGCTGACCATGCGGTCCAGCCGCTGCGCGTTGTCGCCGATGATGCGGGTGAGCCGTGCCTGCGTCTCGGCGCGCCGCTCCTCCTGCAGCAGTTCGGCCGCCTGGCTGATGGCGGCCAGCGGGTTGCGGATCTCGTGCGCCATGCTGGCGGTCAGCCGGCCGAGCGCAGCGAGCTTGATCTGCCGCGCCTGTTCGCGCAGCCGCGCCAGATCTTCGATGAACACCAGATGCCCACCGGCACCGCCGGCCGGCACGCAGCGCACGCGCAGCGCCGCCGGGCGCGACGGCAGATCGAGCACGAACACGCGTTCGCGGTCGGGGTCGGCCTGTGCCGCCATCGCCGCGGCAAGCGCCGGCGAATAGTCGGCCAGCATGACCGGCCGCGGCATCAGCGGATCGAGCAGGCGGCGCGCCTGCGGATTGGCCTGCCGCACGTGGCCGAGCGTATCGACCACCAGCACGCCGTCGTCCATGTCGCGGATCACTCGTTCGTTCACCCGCACCTGCTCGGCCAGGTCGCGACCCCGCTCGCGCGCCAGCGACTCGTTGGCGATGACCCGCCGCGCCAGCAGGCGCACCGCGATCGCGGTGGCGAAGAAGCCGATGCTGATCGAGCCGACATGCACGAAGCCACCGGCGTCGGAGCCCAGCGTGACCCACTGCATCGCCTGCTGGAACAGCATGGCGAGACTGGCCACCGCCGCGTAGAACACCGCCAGGCGCCCCTGCCCGACCAGTGCAGCGAACGCCAGCACGACCACGTGCATGAAGGGCAGACCGGTGCTGAGCCCACCGCCCGCGTAAGTCAGCAGCGTGAGGAAGAAGATGTCGGCGAGTACGCCTGCGGTCAGCCGTGCGTCATCGGTCGGCAGCAGGCGGTCGGCGCCGAGCATGACGCAGACGGCGAACACCCAGTAGCCGCGCGCGGCGCTGGCGAACAGCGCGCCGCGGTAATCGGCAAAACTGATCTCGCCCGGCACGCCGAACACCAGCGCAACCAGCACCGAGGCGATCAGCAGGCGATACAGATTGAAGTAGCGCAGCGAACTCACCCGCGCCACCGGCAGCGCGGCGGCGCCGTCAGACCCGGCTGTCGTGAGCATCGCGATGCTCGGGGCAGCAGAAGTACTGCGCATCGGAAAACAGTGCTTCGCCCTCGGGCAGGCGCAGACCGCACTCGGCGCACTGCACGATGCGCTCGACCGCCGGCTCGGCGGGCTTGCTCTTTTCAGACTTGTTGCGCGCGGGTTTCTTGAAGAACCACAGCCAGGCCAGGAAGGCCAGGAGCGCAAAAAACAGGATGCGGGACATCTCGGGCGACAGCAGGCGGAATGCGGAGGAAAAGCAGCGTACCAGCTTGGCCGGGCAGCGGGCATAGAAAACAGGAGAGCGACACCGCAGGGCGGCATTGTTGCAGGACTCTGATCGGTAATAGGGGGCGCAGTCGCCCGGATTCGAACCGCCGGCCGCTGCATTCAGGGTGGGCGCGAACGCCGCAACGGCGGGCGATTCTCAGCGGCCCCGGACGTACAGTTCTGTTACATTCCGGCCGTATATATACGACTGTCCAAAGCCGAGGAACCCTAATTGAGGCGTCTGACTGACCACCGAGCTTTCCGGCCGCGGCCGTTCGCGATCATTGCCGCAGGGGCATTTCTGTGTGCCTCGGCACATGCCCAGACCCCGGGAAACTGGCCGCTCGACCGGCAGGTCGATGAGGCCTTCCAGCAAGTCATGCGTGCGCCGGCCGACATGGAAGCCGGCTTGAACTATGCCCGCCTGCTCGTGCAGGACGGCAACTACGAGGGCGGCATCGCCGCCATGGAACGCCTGCTGCTCGATCCGGCCGCTCACCCGGCCGTGCGCGTAGAACTGGCCGTGCTGTATTACCGCCTGGCGTCCTACAGCATGTCGGAAGCCCTGCTGCGGCAGGCGCTCGATGACAGCCGCCTGACGGGTGAGCAAAGGACCGTTGCGGAGAACCTGCTGCGCGATGTCAGCAAGCGCAACCAGGTGTCGCAGTTCGACGGTCTTCTGGTGTTCGGCGTGCGCGCGCAGACCAACCCGGCGGCGCGCTCCGACCGCGACACGGTGCTCTCAGGCGGCCTGCCGCTGGCGGTCGCCTCGCCGTTCAAGCCGAAGTCGGACACCGATCTGCAGGCGACCCTGCGTCTGGACCACCGCTATGACCTCGGCACGCAGAACGAGGCGGCCGTCGTTAGTTCGCTGGTGGCCCAGGTGATCAAGTACAGCTCTTCGTCCGGCTCCCGGTTGTCGCCCAGTCAGGCGGATCCGTACAACCTCGCGCTGGTCGAGGTGACCAGCGGCATCCGCTTCAAGCCGTCCGCCACCGGCGCGCCGGGCCTCACCCTGCGCCCTCACCTCATCGTCGGCACGCTCAGCGCACAAGGCCACAAATATCTGGACAGCTACGGCGCCGGGCTCGATGTGGGCTATCTGATCAACGAGCGCACGGTGATCGACGCCGGTTACGAGTACCGCAATTTCGATTACGCCTCGCGCATCGACGTGCCGAACGCCGGCCTGCTCGGTGGCCCGGACAATCTGTTCCGCGTACGTCTGACCCGGGAACTGAGCCCGGGCACGGCACTGAGCGGCGAACTGCGCGCGCGCTTCCATCGCACCGACCGCGATTACTACGACTACGACGGCTACGAAGGGCGGCTGACCTATGCGTTCAGCTATGCAAACCCCTTCGTCGCCAACGGCGGCGCCTGGACGACCTCGATCTGGGGCGGCGTACATCAGCGCCACTACCAGGCCGCCGATCCGTCGGTCGATCCGACCCGGAAGCGCCGGGATACCGAGTGGCGCATCGGTATCGGCAACACCGTGGCACTGTCGGCCGCCTGGTCGCTGCTGATCCAGGTCGAGCACATGGACACCGACGCCAACCTGCCCAACTTCCGCAACAAGAATTCTTCCTTGTTCGGTGCAGCGGCCTATCGCTTCTGAAGCGCGCACAGCCCTGCACCTGACAATGAACCGCTACGATTGCACGAGGAACATGCAATGACCCCGCCGATTTCGAAAGACTGGTGGATCGCCGCCGCGCTGACCAGCGCCGCGCTGCCGACCGCCTTTGCGCAGACCGCATCAACGCCCCGTGCGGGCGTGGTGTCCGCCATCACGTCCAGCGCCCCCGCCACTACCAACGCGAAGACCGTGATGGTCGGCGATAATGTGGTTCCCGGCGAAACGCTGCGCACCGGACCGGACGGGCAACTGCACGTTCTTTTCCTCGACCAGTCGGCCGTCACGCTGGGCGCCGATTCCGAGCTGGTCATCGAAACCTTCAACTACGACCCGGCCAGCAGGCAGGGCCAGATCCGGCTGCGCCTGAACCAGGGCCTGCTGCGCGTGGTCGGCGGACACATCAGCAAGACCACCGCGACCGAAATCGCCACAGCGCACGGCAAGGTGGAGATCCGCGGCGGCATCACCGTGGTGAACTCAGAGGCGAACAGTACGAGCGGCACCTTCCTGTTCGGCCAGCAGATGCGGGCGACCGACAACAGCGGCAACAGCCAGACCATTACGCGTCCGGGATTTGGCAGCAGCATCGGTTCCCAGGGCGTTTCGACACCGTCACGTACATCACCGCAACAGCTCAACTTGCTGTTGAGCCAGCTGGAAACCCGGCCGAACAACGTCAACCAGGTCAATCCCAATCCGTCGCCGGCCCCCAGCGGCCAGTTGCTCAGCACCGGAAATACGCCGGGCGGGACCACCAACCCGGGCAATTCGCTGGCCAACGACAGGTTGCGGAACGTCGTCGACACCAGGGAAACCGCCAATCCGACACAGACCTTGCGCAACATCCTCGGGGTCGGCCAGACGCCCGTCGCTTCCTGATAGCCCTCCCCGGTAGTGGGCCTGGTGGGTGGACAGGTTCGTCTCACCGGACCATGCTCCCGCCGCCCTGACAATACGAGTGGGCCATGCGCGTCCTGTTTGCTTCGAACTATGCTCATCTGCCCGAGCTCACCGGCGGGCTGCAGACCTCCACGCACGACCTTTGCCTGGCGATCAAGGCGATGGGCGCCGATGCGGCCGTGCTGTGCGGTCGTCTGCGGGCCGACCCGACCGCTGAGGAACAGCCGGCGAGCGGCGATGAAAGCCTCGGTTACCTCGTACTGCGCACCGACGCGCCGGAACAGGCGCTGCCGATGGCTGCCGCCGCCTGGGCTGCCGATGTCATCGTCGTGCAGAACGGCACCGCGCTGGCACCGATGGTGCTGGCCAGTCTGACGACCGGACGCCCTACCGCGATCTACCTGCACAACGTCGAGACACACCAGCTCGCAGGCCATCTCGCGCCTCACCCGTCGCTGCTGTATCTCGCCAATTCGACCTTCACCGCACGGCGCTGGCGCGCGCTGTACGGCATCGACTGCGCGGTCATACCGCCGGTGGTGGCGCCCGAGTCCTATGTCAGCGGACAGACTGGCGACAAGGTGCTGTTCGTCAATCCGACGCCGATCAAGGGCGTCGAAATCCTGTTCTCGCTGGCCGCGGCCTGCCCGGAACTACCCTTCCTCGTCGTCGAAAGCTGGCACATCGACCCGCACTGGCGCGCCTACTGCCTCGAGCGCGCAGGGCGGCTGGGCAATATCGAATGGTGCAGCCCGACCCGCGAAATGCGCGAGGTGCTCGCCCGCACGCGGGTACTGCTGATGCCTTCGGTATGGGAAGAGTCCTTCGGCCGCACCGTGATCGAGGCCCAGATCAATGGCCTGCCGGTGCTGGCCAGCACGCGCGGCGCGCTGCCCGACCTCGTCGGCGACGGCGGTTTCGTGCTCGCGCCCGAAGCGTCGATCAACGACTGGGCGCAGGCGCTGCGGCATCTTTACGACCCGGTGCTCAGCGCGTCGTACAGAGACGCGGCGCTGCGTCAGGCAGCGGCCCACGTGGTGTCCACGCCGCTCGTCGTCGGGGAACTGCTGAGCCTGCTGGCCCTGCACGCAAGCCGGTCGACTATCGACGACGGCGACAGCGCAGGCACGGCCCTCGACAGCGCCACCTCTCCGGTGACGCCCGGACCACTCCCCACCGCCATGCGCGAAGTCGCGCCTCGTGCGCCGCGTCTCGAAGACTGCCGCTTCTATCATTCCTGTGATCTGGCCGACGGCACGGAAGTGACCGGCGAATGGGATCTGCGGCCCGATCCGTTCGGCTACCTGGGCGACGTCTGCGTCACCGGTCAATCGGTGCTGGAGATCGGTCCGGCGAGCGGATTCCTGTCCTTCTGCATGGAGGCGGCCGGTGCGACCGTCACCTGCGTAGA encodes:
- a CDS encoding FecR family protein, which encodes MTPPISKDWWIAAALTSAALPTAFAQTASTPRAGVVSAITSSAPATTNAKTVMVGDNVVPGETLRTGPDGQLHVLFLDQSAVTLGADSELVIETFNYDPASRQGQIRLRLNQGLLRVVGGHISKTTATEIATAHGKVEIRGGITVVNSEANSTSGTFLFGQQMRATDNSGNSQTITRPGFGSSIGSQGVSTPSRTSPQQLNLLLSQLETRPNNVNQVNPNPSPAPSGQLLSTGNTPGGTTNPGNSLANDRLRNVVDTRETANPTQTLRNILGVGQTPVAS
- a CDS encoding glycosyltransferase, whose amino-acid sequence is MRVLFASNYAHLPELTGGLQTSTHDLCLAIKAMGADAAVLCGRLRADPTAEEQPASGDESLGYLVLRTDAPEQALPMAAAAWAADVIVVQNGTALAPMVLASLTTGRPTAIYLHNVETHQLAGHLAPHPSLLYLANSTFTARRWRALYGIDCAVIPPVVAPESYVSGQTGDKVLFVNPTPIKGVEILFSLAAACPELPFLVVESWHIDPHWRAYCLERAGRLGNIEWCSPTREMREVLARTRVLLMPSVWEESFGRTVIEAQINGLPVLASTRGALPDLVGDGGFVLAPEASINDWAQALRHLYDPVLSASYRDAALRQAAAHVVSTPLVVGELLSLLALHASRSTIDDGDSAGTALDSATSPVTPGPLPTAMREVAPRAPRLEDCRFYHSCDLADGTEVTGEWDLRPDPFGYLGDVCVTGQSVLEIGPASGFLSFCMEAAGATVTCVEPPMSHLWDVVPLEGFDTPAWREMFGEQIEKVRNSFWYLHRQHDSRVRVFEGDPYELPPGFGPFDIGILASVLLHCRRPFDLLQSVAERVRHTMVVTELYDPALGDAPSCWLLPNTATPQVHTWWLFTPQFFVSALGVLGFTECTVSFHSQKQPAENREVAMFTVVARRPAARGDGSFV